From one Candidatus Glassbacteria bacterium genomic stretch:
- a CDS encoding glycosyltransferase, producing the protein MLNGRDIICFSSIDWDFNWQGHQEIMQRLAAAGNRVLYVENTGVRAPRPSDLGRMRRRLVNWWKSYRGFRRQADNLYIFSPLVLPLPHSRIARWINRRMMSGVLNSWFRSQRFSDPIVWTFLPSRLTMEVIEHIPHKLLIYYCIDSFRHSSPAAGKIEASEREMIKLADLVLVTSEKLAAHCRPHNPNVHKYPFTVDYQFFAGVREDPSSGTPEDLESIPRPRIGYIGGLHRWLDIDLLASLAERLPRVQLVLIGPEQESMAGLRSIPNVHLTGARPHDQLPRYLKGFDIGLIPYRLTDYTQYVHPTKLNEYLAMGLPVVSTPIEEMKLFAGEHSGVVEIGRDAEELARLIERKLAALSGEEELKLRRRRIELAREAGWENSLEQMCSLIERRIEEVRPGDDTGWLERLAAVSHSRRRQFLTIAASLLVLWLLITSSSTVRWLGAPLVATGPVTSSEVILVFGGGVGETGSPGSSTFERAGWAAELYERGLADKIVFSSGYQQLSRRDAEDMRKVASAQGVSETDIILDPLAANNYENVRNCLEIMSKTGFKSALVVTGLYNSRRTRLLLDTQLQKLRLPGVTPDSLRVVPPPESVFFHPDGDRFSQLGAIFHEYAAMLKYWWKGWL; encoded by the coding sequence ATGCTTAACGGCCGGGACATAATCTGTTTCTCCTCGATAGACTGGGATTTCAACTGGCAGGGCCACCAGGAAATCATGCAGCGCCTGGCGGCGGCGGGCAACCGGGTGCTCTATGTGGAAAACACCGGGGTTCGCGCTCCGCGGCCCTCCGATCTGGGACGAATGCGCCGTCGGCTGGTGAACTGGTGGAAAAGCTATCGCGGATTCCGCCGTCAAGCCGATAATCTCTATATTTTCAGCCCCCTGGTCCTTCCCTTGCCTCACAGCCGTATCGCCCGCTGGATCAACCGCCGGATGATGAGCGGGGTACTCAACTCGTGGTTCAGGTCGCAGCGTTTCAGCGATCCGATAGTCTGGACATTCCTGCCCAGCCGCCTGACCATGGAGGTTATCGAGCATATCCCGCACAAACTGCTGATTTATTACTGTATCGACAGTTTCCGCCATTCAAGTCCCGCCGCCGGCAAAATCGAAGCCAGCGAACGCGAGATGATCAAACTGGCCGACCTCGTGCTGGTAACCAGTGAAAAACTGGCCGCCCATTGCAGGCCACACAATCCTAATGTGCATAAATACCCGTTTACGGTGGATTATCAATTTTTCGCAGGAGTGCGTGAGGACCCTTCCTCGGGCACGCCGGAGGACCTGGAATCCATTCCCCGGCCGCGGATCGGCTATATCGGTGGTTTGCACCGCTGGCTGGATATCGATCTGCTGGCCTCCCTTGCCGAACGGCTGCCCCGGGTCCAGCTCGTCCTGATCGGCCCGGAGCAGGAATCGATGGCCGGACTCCGGTCCATACCCAATGTCCACCTGACAGGCGCACGTCCCCACGATCAGCTTCCGCGCTATCTCAAGGGATTCGATATCGGACTGATACCCTACCGGCTTACCGATTACACTCAATATGTCCACCCCACCAAGCTCAATGAATATCTGGCGATGGGGCTGCCGGTGGTAAGCACTCCGATTGAAGAGATGAAGTTGTTTGCCGGTGAGCATTCCGGCGTCGTGGAAATCGGCCGCGACGCCGAGGAGCTGGCCCGGCTGATCGAACGCAAACTCGCCGCGCTCTCGGGTGAAGAGGAACTGAAGCTTCGTCGGCGCCGGATTGAACTCGCGCGCGAGGCCGGCTGGGAAAACAGTCTGGAACAGATGTGCTCGCTTATCGAGCGGAGAATCGAAGAGGTCAGGCCAGGTGACGACACCGGCTGGCTGGAACGCCTTGCCGCAGTAAGCCACTCACGACGGCGCCAGTTTCTCACTATCGCCGCCTCCCTGCTTGTGCTCTGGCTGCTGATAACCTCCAGCTCGACTGTCCGCTGGCTGGGCGCTCCGCTGGTGGCCACAGGTCCGGTAACGTCCAGTGAGGTCATCCTTGTCTTCGGCGGCGGAGTCGGTGAAACCGGCAGTCCGGGCAGCAGCACGTTCGAGCGGGCGGGCTGGGCTGCCGAACTCTACGAGAGAGGACTCGCCGATAAAATCGTCTTTTCCAGTGGTTATCAGCAGCTCTCCCGCCGCGATGCCGAGGATATGCGCAAGGTCGCCTCTGCCCAGGGTGTGAGTGAAACCGATATTATCCTGGACCCGCTGGCGGCCAATAATTACGAAAACGTTCGGAATTGTCTGGAGATTATGTCCAAGACAGGCTTCAAATCCGCTCTGGTTGTTACCGGGCTGTACAATTCGCGCAGGACACGGCTGCTGCTCGACACTCAGCTGCAAAAGCTCCGCCTGCCCGGAGTCACTCCGGATTCACTGAGGGTTGTCCCGCCGCCGGAGAGTGTCTTTTTTCATCCCGACGGGGATCGGTTTTCCCAGCTTGGCGCTATCTTTCATGAATACGCCGCGATGTTAAAGTACTGGTGGAAAGGCTGGCTCTGA